One genomic segment of Vibrio nitrifigilis includes these proteins:
- a CDS encoding ABC transporter permease: MTLFKRTRPNPLNVARWQRFRANRRGYWSLWIFMVLFGISLLADVIANDKPLLVSYEHHWYFPIVKMYPETTFGGEFLTETDYTDPYMKKRINEQGFMLWPPIHFSYDTINYDLVSNVPSAPDETNWLGTDDKGRDVLARIIYGFRISVLFGFVLTIVSSFIGVFVGATQGYYGGWVDLLGQRFIEVWSGMPTLFLLIILSSFVEPNFWWLLGIMVLFSWMSLVGVVRAEFLRGRNFDYVKAAQAMGVSDTRIMLRHMLPNAMVASLTMMPFILSGSVTTLTSLDFLGFGLPVGSPSLGELLAQGKANLQAPWLGISAFVVLSLMLTLLVFVGEAVRDAFDPHMQR, translated from the coding sequence ATGACCTTATTCAAACGAACTCGACCTAACCCACTGAATGTCGCTCGCTGGCAACGTTTTAGAGCAAATCGGCGCGGATATTGGTCGCTATGGATATTTATGGTTCTGTTTGGAATCAGTTTATTGGCTGATGTGATTGCCAATGACAAGCCTCTGTTGGTGTCTTATGAACACCATTGGTATTTTCCCATTGTTAAAATGTATCCAGAAACGACGTTTGGTGGGGAATTTTTGACAGAAACAGATTACACCGATCCCTACATGAAAAAGCGGATAAACGAGCAAGGTTTTATGCTTTGGCCTCCCATCCATTTTAGTTACGACACAATCAATTATGATTTGGTAAGCAACGTACCATCAGCACCAGATGAAACGAATTGGCTTGGAACCGATGATAAAGGAAGAGACGTTTTGGCGCGTATCATTTATGGATTTCGTATTTCGGTGTTGTTTGGTTTTGTGTTGACCATCGTCTCCTCATTCATTGGTGTTTTTGTGGGGGCGACTCAGGGCTATTACGGAGGCTGGGTGGATTTGCTTGGCCAACGGTTTATTGAAGTGTGGTCTGGGATGCCAACGCTATTTTTATTAATTATTTTATCCAGTTTTGTCGAACCCAATTTCTGGTGGTTACTGGGTATTATGGTTCTGTTTAGTTGGATGAGTTTAGTGGGGGTGGTTCGAGCTGAATTTTTACGTGGTCGTAATTTTGATTACGTAAAGGCGGCGCAAGCGATGGGCGTAAGTGATACGCGTATCATGTTACGTCATATGTTACCCAATGCGATGGTTGCATCTTTGACGATGATGCCATTCATTCTATCTGGCTCAGTGACGACATTAACCTCGTTGGACTTTTTAGGCTTCGGTTTACCGGTTGGCTCCCCATCGCTTGGTGAATTATTGGCGCAAGGTAAAGCGAACTTACAGGCACCTTGGCTCGGCATTTCTGCATTCGTCGTTTTATCTTTGATGCTCACGTTGTTGGTGTTTGTCGGCGAAGCAGTAAGAGATGCGTTTGACCCACACATGCAAAGGTGA
- a CDS encoding microcin C ABC transporter permease YejB, whose product MAAYLLRRLLLVIPTLWAIITLNFFIIQVAPGGPVEQAIAQLEGQKSGLMDRFTGSGQDIAPSKDSHHAGYKGSRGLDPEVVEQIKQQFGFDKPLWQRYTEMLKNYVTFHFGDSLFRGGNVIDLIKERLPVSISLGLWSTLIIYLVSIPLGITKAIRHGSRFDVWSSALVIVGYAIPGFLFAIILIILFASGNYFNWFPLRGLVSDNFAQLTWYQQIGDYFWHMTLPILAMVVGGFATLSMLTKNSFLDEINKQYVVTARAKGLDEGAILYKHVFRNAMLIIIAGFPSAFISIFFTGSMLIEVMFSLDGIGLLGFEATIQRDYPVVFSSLYIMTLLGLILSIISDLTYMWVDPRIDFEAR is encoded by the coding sequence ATGGCAGCATATTTACTTCGGCGACTATTACTGGTGATTCCAACGTTATGGGCGATTATCACCCTTAATTTTTTTATTATTCAGGTCGCGCCAGGTGGGCCAGTAGAACAAGCCATCGCGCAACTTGAAGGGCAAAAATCCGGTTTAATGGACCGTTTTACGGGGAGTGGTCAGGATATCGCTCCGAGTAAAGATAGTCATCATGCTGGTTACAAAGGGTCGCGCGGGCTAGATCCTGAAGTGGTGGAGCAAATTAAGCAACAATTTGGTTTTGATAAGCCGCTTTGGCAGCGCTATACCGAGATGCTTAAAAACTACGTCACATTCCATTTTGGTGACAGTTTATTTCGAGGCGGTAATGTCATCGATTTAATTAAAGAGCGATTACCTGTATCGATTTCTCTTGGCCTATGGAGCACACTTATTATCTATTTGGTATCAATACCACTAGGTATCACTAAAGCGATACGGCACGGCTCTCGCTTTGATGTGTGGTCCAGTGCTTTAGTCATTGTTGGTTACGCAATTCCCGGCTTCTTGTTTGCAATTATTCTGATCATTTTATTTGCGAGCGGTAACTACTTTAACTGGTTTCCGCTGCGTGGTTTGGTCTCCGATAACTTTGCACAATTAACTTGGTATCAGCAAATTGGTGATTATTTTTGGCATATGACACTGCCTATTCTGGCGATGGTTGTGGGTGGCTTTGCGACTCTAAGTATGCTGACAAAAAACTCGTTTCTTGATGAAATTAATAAGCAGTATGTCGTCACCGCTCGAGCGAAAGGCCTCGATGAAGGGGCGATTCTTTACAAACACGTTTTTCGTAATGCAATGTTGATCATTATTGCCGGGTTTCCTTCAGCGTTTATCAGCATTTTTTTTACCGGTTCGATGTTAATTGAAGTGATGTTTTCGCTTGATGGGATCGGTTTATTAGGTTTCGAAGCCACCATTCAGCGTGACTATCCGGTCGTGTTTAGTTCTTTGTATATCATGACGTTACTTGGGCTTATTTTAAGTATTATTTCGGATCTTACCTATATGTGGGTTGATCCGCGCATTGATTTTGAGGCTCGCTAA